The following are encoded together in the Bacillota bacterium genome:
- a CDS encoding Uma2 family endonuclease, with amino-acid sequence MKKILTPNGRVPEAFARAGVVRTNGPVEAATGAALRQIACDLDCGDLFYFLLRRCTGLLAIFCCARMFPGSNGIPEGGDSMEMARMESAAGRLTYEDFLLFPDDGRRHELIGGEHFVTPSPSTVHQRFLRKLSSILDDYVSEKKLGEVFFAPLDVVLSPHDVVEPDLIFISNERSDRLTEKNVQGAPDLVVEVISESSRRLDKKTKRTLYERYDVIEYWLADPELGIFEIYRRDEANKLVKAAEYEDAGKITSPLFPELIIDLENLLKTG; translated from the coding sequence ATGAAAAAAATCCTGACGCCGAACGGCAGAGTTCCGGAGGCCTTCGCCCGGGCGGGCGTCGTCCGCACCAACGGGCCGGTGGAGGCCGCGACGGGCGCCGCCCTGCGCCAGATCGCCTGCGATCTGGACTGCGGAGATCTGTTTTATTTCCTGCTGCGGCGGTGCACCGGCTTGCTGGCAATTTTTTGCTGTGCTAGAATGTTTCCAGGGAGCAACGGCATCCCTGAAGGAGGCGATAGCATGGAAATGGCAAGGATGGAGTCGGCCGCCGGCAGACTCACCTACGAGGACTTCCTGCTCTTTCCCGACGACGGGCGGCGGCACGAACTGATTGGAGGGGAGCACTTCGTGACGCCATCACCAAGCACCGTGCACCAGAGGTTTTTGAGAAAATTGTCAAGTATTCTTGATGATTACGTATCTGAAAAGAAACTGGGGGAGGTCTTCTTCGCACCACTTGATGTGGTCCTGTCGCCTCACGACGTGGTGGAGCCCGATCTGATCTTCATCAGCAACGAGCGGAGCGACCGCCTCACCGAAAAAAACGTGCAGGGCGCCCCCGACCTGGTGGTTGAAGTGATCTCCGAGTCCTCCCGCCGCCTGGACAAAAAAACAAAGAGGACTCTCTACGAGCGTTACGACGTTATCGAATACTGGCTGGCCGACCCGGAACTGGGCATCTTCGAGATCTACCGGCGCGATGAAGCAAACAAACTGGTGAAAGCCGCCGAATACGAAGATGCAGGCAAAATTACTTCCCCTCTCTTCCCGGAATTGATCATTGATCTCGAAAACCTCTTAAAAACTGGATAA
- a CDS encoding MarR family transcriptional regulator yields the protein MDGWRMGVSQAVAPPEHDFCQEMMELTNAFLLCCQQKEQLLQQEAGITSVELRALRALAERALPMRELAGALELSPSRMTRVADSLEQKKLVHRKRCPEDRRLCPVALTPQGREALARGEGVLRRFQEQVKGLLKEEERALVLRVLREFIAAFRRGIEACSPGAAPAAEAEPQRDFPA from the coding sequence GTGGACGGATGGAGGATGGGGGTGAGCCAGGCCGTGGCGCCGCCGGAGCACGATTTCTGCCAGGAAATGATGGAGCTGACGAACGCCTTTCTCCTGTGCTGCCAGCAAAAAGAGCAGCTCCTCCAGCAGGAGGCAGGGATTACGTCCGTTGAGCTGAGGGCGCTCCGGGCGCTTGCTGAAAGGGCGCTCCCGATGCGGGAGCTGGCCGGAGCCCTGGAGCTTTCCCCCAGCAGGATGACCCGTGTTGCGGACAGCCTGGAGCAGAAGAAGCTCGTCCACCGGAAGCGGTGCCCCGAGGACCGGCGCCTCTGCCCGGTGGCCCTGACGCCGCAGGGGAGGGAGGCGCTGGCGCGGGGGGAGGGGGTGCTCCGCCGCTTTCAGGAGCAGGTGAAGGGCCTCCTGAAAGAGGAAGAGCGCGCCCTTGTCTTGCGCGTTTTAAGGGAATTTATCGCCGCTTTCCGGCGGGGAATTGAAGCCTGCTCGCCCGGCGCGGCCCCAGCTGCGGAAGCGGAGCCGCAGCGGGATTTTCCGGCATAG
- a CDS encoding FAD-dependent oxidoreductase produces the protein MGKKVCIVGGVAGGASCATRLRRLDEEAEIVLFERGPYISFASCGLPYHVSGVIPKRESLLVATPKLLQERFRIDVRSENEVTAIDRARQEVEVKDLKTGSTYRERYDFLVLSPGAAPVKPSLPGIDLPGVFTLRTIPDMDGILRWLDEKQAREAVVVGGGFIGLEMAESFRLRGLGVSLVEMSDQVMAPLDYEMAALVHAHLREKGVRLYLGEQVQEIKEHAGKLVVRTGSREVPADLVLVAVGLRPETRLAAEAGLELGPTGGIRVDEYLRTSDPRIYAVGDAVEARHFVSGTPVIVPLAGPANRQGRLAADNICGREIAYRGTQGTSVCKVFELTVAATGLNARVLARHQIPFQSVIVHPLSHAGYYPGGKQLSLKLLFGPDDGRILGAQAVGEEGADKRIDVLATALRAGMTVFDLEHLELAYAPPYSSAKDPVNIAGFAAANVLRGDVAVTTWDRIPAHRQEGAFFLDVRTPKEFARGAIPGAVNIPVDELRGRLGELPRGRKIVVSCGSGLRSYIACRILRAAGFQDVFNLSGGYRTYQAAAAPAGSPAPETPEVRAPGAG, from the coding sequence ATGGGCAAAAAGGTTTGTATCGTGGGCGGCGTTGCAGGTGGCGCAAGCTGCGCCACCAGGCTGCGGCGGCTGGATGAGGAGGCAGAAATTGTTCTGTTCGAGCGCGGCCCCTACATCTCTTTTGCCAGCTGCGGCCTTCCTTACCACGTCAGCGGGGTGATCCCGAAGCGGGAGAGTTTGCTGGTGGCCACTCCGAAGCTGCTGCAGGAGCGCTTCCGGATTGACGTGCGCTCCGAAAACGAAGTCACTGCGATCGACCGGGCGCGGCAGGAGGTGGAGGTGAAGGATCTGAAAACCGGGAGCACTTACCGGGAAAGATACGACTTTCTGGTGCTCTCACCCGGTGCCGCACCCGTCAAGCCATCCCTGCCGGGGATCGACCTGCCCGGTGTTTTTACCCTCAGGACGATTCCCGACATGGACGGCATCCTCCGCTGGCTGGATGAGAAGCAGGCACGGGAAGCGGTGGTTGTAGGGGGAGGCTTCATCGGGCTGGAAATGGCGGAGAGCTTCCGGCTGCGGGGTTTGGGCGTTTCCCTGGTCGAGATGTCGGACCAGGTAATGGCTCCTTTAGACTATGAAATGGCAGCCCTTGTTCATGCCCACCTGCGGGAAAAGGGGGTCCGGCTCTATCTGGGCGAGCAGGTTCAGGAAATCAAGGAGCATGCAGGAAAGCTCGTGGTGCGCACCGGAAGCCGGGAGGTTCCGGCGGACCTGGTGCTGGTGGCGGTGGGGCTTCGCCCGGAGACCAGGCTCGCCGCGGAGGCGGGGCTGGAGCTGGGGCCCACCGGAGGGATCAGGGTCGACGAGTACCTGCGGACCTCGGACCCCAGGATCTACGCGGTGGGTGACGCCGTCGAAGCCAGGCACTTTGTGAGCGGGACACCCGTGATCGTGCCCCTCGCGGGCCCCGCCAACCGCCAGGGCCGGCTCGCGGCCGACAACATCTGCGGGCGGGAGATTGCCTACCGGGGAACGCAGGGGACCTCGGTCTGCAAGGTCTTCGAACTCACCGTTGCGGCAACCGGTTTAAACGCCCGCGTGCTGGCGCGGCACCAGATCCCCTTCCAGAGCGTGATCGTCCATCCCCTTTCTCACGCCGGTTACTATCCAGGCGGCAAGCAGTTGAGCCTGAAGCTTCTTTTCGGCCCGGATGACGGGCGGATTCTCGGCGCCCAGGCGGTAGGGGAGGAGGGTGCTGATAAAAGGATCGATGTGCTGGCAACGGCGCTGCGGGCCGGGATGACGGTCTTCGACCTGGAGCACCTGGAACTGGCCTACGCTCCTCCCTACTCCTCGGCGAAGGACCCGGTGAACATCGCCGGCTTTGCTGCTGCCAACGTGCTGCGCGGGGACGTGGCGGTGACCACCTGGGACCGGATTCCTGCTCACCGGCAGGAGGGCGCCTTTTTCCTGGATGTCCGCACTCCCAAGGAGTTCGCGCGGGGCGCGATCCCCGGTGCCGTCAACATTCCGGTGGACGAACTGCGGGGGCGCCTGGGAGAGCTCCCCCGCGGCCGGAAAATCGTGGTCAGCTGCGGGTCGGGCCTGCGCTCCTACATTGCCTGCCGCATCCTCAGGGCGGCCGGCTTTCAGGATGTCTTCAATCTGAGCGGCGGGTACAGGACTTACCAGGCGGCGGCCGCGCCGGCCGGCTCCCCGGCGCCCGAAACGCCGGAGGTGCGGGCACCGGGTGCGGGGTAA
- a CDS encoding 2Fe-2S iron-sulfur cluster binding domain-containing protein, whose protein sequence is MMLTLNGKPFPINGAATVLEVAQREGIWIPTLCHHPGLPPYGACRLCIVEVKAGGRPGLTASCTLPAADGLVVETDSPRVQEVRRMLVRLLLALTPDAPVVQELAGRLGVRESGFRPAGETGCTLCGLCVRTCEKIGACAIGFAFRGARRRVTPPFGRPAAECLGCRACAQVCPTGAIEAAQREGEHVIWNKTFALARCEACGRAYMAETLIEYVKERLESDFSLKQPEERLCPACRKKKAGRALVDHLIKKQPAKTPNRVPEGFPRRPA, encoded by the coding sequence ATGATGCTGACGCTTAACGGGAAGCCCTTTCCCATCAACGGGGCCGCGACGGTTCTCGAGGTGGCGCAGCGGGAAGGGATCTGGATCCCCACCCTCTGCCACCACCCGGGGCTTCCCCCCTACGGAGCCTGCCGGCTCTGCATCGTGGAAGTGAAGGCAGGGGGGAGGCCGGGGCTCACGGCTTCCTGCACCCTCCCGGCGGCAGACGGGCTCGTGGTGGAAACCGATTCCCCCCGCGTGCAGGAGGTGCGCCGGATGCTGGTGCGGCTGCTCCTTGCCCTCACGCCGGACGCCCCGGTGGTGCAGGAGCTGGCCGGGAGGCTGGGGGTGCGGGAGTCGGGGTTCAGGCCGGCCGGAGAGACCGGGTGCACCCTGTGCGGGCTCTGCGTCCGCACCTGCGAAAAGATCGGGGCCTGCGCCATCGGGTTCGCCTTCCGGGGCGCGCGCCGCCGGGTGACGCCTCCCTTCGGCAGGCCCGCCGCAGAGTGCCTCGGGTGCCGGGCCTGCGCCCAGGTCTGCCCCACAGGAGCGATCGAGGCGGCGCAACGTGAAGGGGAGCACGTCATCTGGAACAAAACCTTCGCGCTGGCGAGGTGTGAAGCGTGCGGCCGCGCCTATATGGCGGAAACCCTCATCGAGTACGTCAAAGAACGGCTTGAGTCCGATTTCTCCCTAAAACAGCCCGAAGAAAGGCTGTGCCCCGCCTGCCGGAAGAAAAAGGCGGGGCGCGCCCTCGTAGACCACCTGATCAAGAAACAACCTGCGAAGACCCCGAACCGGGTGCCGGAGGGATTTCCCCGGCGTCCAGCCTGA
- a CDS encoding MoaD/ThiS family protein, translating into MKVKFFALLREITGLKETDAFQGATVRELLESLCAKYGRRLEEWVFAPREAQGPRSLSGNVIILVNGRAIEHLAGLETPLKKTDEVAIFPKLAGG; encoded by the coding sequence GTGAAGGTGAAGTTTTTCGCCCTCCTGCGGGAGATTACGGGATTGAAAGAGACAGACGCCTTTCAGGGAGCCACAGTCCGGGAACTGCTGGAGAGCCTCTGCGCAAAATACGGAAGAAGGCTCGAGGAGTGGGTCTTTGCGCCCCGCGAGGCACAGGGTCCGCGCTCTTTAAGCGGGAACGTGATCATCCTCGTCAACGGGAGGGCGATCGAACACCTGGCCGGGCTGGAGACGCCCCTCAAAAAAACAGACGAAGTCGCAATTTTTCCCAAACTTGCCGGCGGTTGA
- a CDS encoding aldehyde ferredoxin oxidoreductase family protein encodes MMYGWAGQILRINLNNRTASKEPLDPKEAKDFLGARGLGTRLWMKEVDPEGDPLGEKNNLIFMTGPLTGTLATSASRYNVVCKSPLTGAIAASNSGGYWGPELKFAGYDGIIFEGKADRPVYVYINDDQVEIRDASHLWGRSVNEATDIIRQETDDAVRVACIGPAGEKQVRFACIVNDYTRAAGRSGVGAVMGAKNLKAVAVKGSGGVRVADPEGFMEALMSARARVKAHPVTGQGLGLYGTAILVNILDQAGAYPVHNFRDSGTFPAAEATSGETLREKFLLRNKGCMGCSIGCGRIVNVPEGPFAGFGEGPEYEAVWAYGADCGVGDLAAIIKANNLCNELGLDPITMGSTIACAMELYENGAITRDEVGRALAFGDAEAIVELTRLTACREGFGNELAEGSFRLASKYGHPELSMSVKKQELPAYDPRGVQGLGLNYATSNRGGCHVRGYMTSPEILGIPEKLDNLSTKDKAQWTKTFQDLTAAVDSSGLCLFLTFAIGAPEIAAQLTAATGVAYTADDVVRAGERIWNLERLFNLANGFTRGDDTLPPRLLKEPIRHGPLKGSVHKLDEMLDEYYRVRGWDAEGKPTEAKLRELGLEAWRQL; translated from the coding sequence GTGATGTACGGCTGGGCAGGTCAAATCCTGCGGATCAACTTGAACAACAGGACGGCCAGCAAAGAACCCCTCGACCCGAAAGAGGCCAAAGACTTTCTGGGGGCGCGGGGTCTGGGGACGCGTCTGTGGATGAAAGAGGTCGATCCTGAAGGTGACCCGCTTGGTGAAAAAAATAACCTGATCTTCATGACCGGACCCCTGACGGGAACCCTGGCAACAAGCGCCAGCCGCTACAATGTTGTCTGCAAGTCCCCCCTGACCGGGGCGATCGCGGCCTCGAACTCCGGAGGGTACTGGGGCCCGGAACTGAAATTCGCCGGCTACGACGGGATCATCTTTGAGGGAAAAGCAGACAGGCCGGTATATGTATATATTAACGATGACCAGGTCGAGATCCGGGATGCCTCCCACCTCTGGGGCAGGAGCGTCAACGAAGCCACAGACATCATCCGGCAAGAGACGGACGATGCCGTTCGCGTTGCCTGCATCGGGCCCGCCGGTGAAAAACAGGTCAGGTTCGCCTGTATCGTAAACGACTACACCAGAGCGGCCGGCCGCTCGGGCGTGGGCGCCGTAATGGGCGCCAAGAACCTGAAGGCCGTAGCCGTAAAAGGGAGCGGCGGCGTCCGGGTCGCGGATCCGGAAGGCTTCATGGAAGCCCTTATGAGCGCCCGCGCCAGGGTGAAGGCGCACCCGGTTACCGGCCAGGGCCTCGGGCTCTACGGGACCGCGATCCTGGTGAACATTCTCGACCAGGCCGGCGCCTATCCGGTCCACAACTTCCGCGATTCCGGCACCTTCCCCGCCGCCGAAGCCACGAGCGGCGAGACCCTGAGAGAGAAGTTCCTGCTCAGGAACAAGGGGTGCATGGGCTGCAGTATCGGCTGCGGCCGGATTGTGAACGTACCCGAGGGGCCCTTCGCCGGGTTTGGAGAAGGCCCCGAATACGAGGCCGTCTGGGCTTACGGCGCCGACTGCGGCGTAGGGGACCTGGCGGCGATCATCAAGGCTAACAACCTCTGCAACGAACTCGGCCTCGACCCCATCACGATGGGGAGCACCATCGCCTGCGCCATGGAACTCTACGAAAACGGCGCAATCACCAGGGATGAGGTCGGGAGGGCGCTTGCTTTCGGGGACGCCGAAGCGATTGTGGAACTGACCAGGCTGACCGCCTGCCGCGAGGGCTTCGGAAACGAGCTGGCTGAAGGCTCCTTCCGCCTGGCCAGCAAGTACGGCCACCCCGAACTCTCGATGAGCGTCAAGAAGCAGGAACTCCCTGCCTACGACCCGCGCGGCGTCCAGGGCCTCGGCCTGAACTACGCCACCAGCAACCGGGGCGGCTGCCACGTCCGGGGGTACATGACCTCCCCGGAAATCCTGGGCATCCCCGAGAAGCTGGACAACCTCAGCACCAAGGACAAGGCGCAGTGGACGAAGACCTTCCAGGACCTCACCGCTGCCGTCGACTCGTCCGGCCTCTGCCTCTTCCTCACCTTCGCCATCGGGGCGCCGGAAATCGCGGCGCAGTTGACCGCAGCCACCGGCGTTGCATATACCGCAGATGACGTGGTCAGGGCGGGAGAGCGCATCTGGAACCTGGAGCGCCTCTTCAACCTGGCGAACGGGTTTACGAGAGGAGACGACACGCTGCCGCCGCGGCTGCTGAAGGAGCCGATCAGACACGGCCCGCTCAAGGGTTCAGTCCACAAGCTCGATGAAATGCTGGACGAATACTACCGGGTCCGCGGCTGGGACGCCGAAGGGAAGCCGACGGAAGCGAAGCTCCGGGAGCTTGGGCTTGAAGCCTGGCGCCAGCTGTAA
- a CDS encoding 4Fe-4S dicluster domain-containing protein — translation MAKVLMLDPEKCTACRTCELACSFFHEKEFRPSASRINVLTWESDGISVPMMCLQCDAAACLKVCPSGALSRSKETGALTVDNEKCLRCKMCLNACPFGNTTYDAATNKILKCDLCGGDPQCVKFCPSGAVTYVEATKGTLLKKKAYAEKFKELLREVKQ, via the coding sequence ATGGCAAAAGTTCTGATGCTGGATCCCGAAAAGTGCACAGCGTGTCGCACGTGCGAGCTCGCTTGCTCCTTCTTTCACGAAAAGGAATTTCGACCCAGCGCTTCCCGCATCAACGTCCTGACATGGGAATCTGACGGGATCTCGGTGCCGATGATGTGCCTGCAGTGCGACGCTGCAGCCTGTTTGAAGGTTTGCCCGTCGGGCGCTTTAAGCCGCAGCAAAGAAACGGGAGCGTTAACAGTAGACAACGAAAAGTGCCTTCGCTGCAAAATGTGCCTGAACGCCTGTCCTTTCGGCAACACAACCTACGACGCGGCCACAAACAAAATCCTCAAGTGCGACCTCTGCGGCGGCGACCCCCAGTGCGTCAAGTTCTGCCCTTCCGGTGCCGTAACCTACGTGGAGGCGACGAAGGGGACGCTGCTCAAAAAGAAAGCCTATGCGGAGAAATTTAAAGAACTACTTCGGGAGGTGAAGCAGTGA
- a CDS encoding HesA/MoeB/ThiF family protein — MALTEAQRNRYQRQIIMEEVGEEGQMRLAAGRVLVVGAGGLGSAAAFYLAAAGVGTLGIIDDGEVELSNLQRQILHTTGRVGMPKAASAGLTLKALNPEIKINTHHIRLDRANAADLIGPYDIVVGALDNFETRYLVNETCVRLGKPLVEGGVRGFNGLLMTVLPGRGPCYCCVFPPAAPAGSKAPASEKPIPVFATSPGVIGTLQAHEALKLLLKVGTPLAGRILFYDGLTGSFYEQEVRRAPSCPCCGDLNPA; from the coding sequence ATGGCTTTAACCGAAGCGCAGCGGAATCGCTACCAGAGGCAGATCATCATGGAAGAGGTGGGCGAGGAAGGCCAGATGAGGCTTGCTGCAGGGAGGGTCCTGGTCGTTGGAGCGGGCGGCCTGGGATCTGCGGCCGCCTTTTACCTGGCGGCGGCAGGGGTGGGCACCCTGGGGATCATCGACGACGGGGAAGTCGAGCTTTCAAACCTGCAGCGCCAGATCCTGCACACCACCGGCAGGGTCGGGATGCCGAAGGCGGCTTCCGCCGGCCTCACCCTGAAGGCGCTGAACCCGGAAATCAAGATCAACACCCATCACATCAGGCTGGACAGGGCAAATGCCGCCGACCTGATCGGGCCGTACGACATCGTGGTCGGCGCCCTCGACAACTTCGAGACCCGCTACCTGGTGAACGAGACCTGCGTCAGGCTGGGGAAGCCCCTCGTGGAGGGAGGGGTGAGGGGCTTCAACGGCTTGCTCATGACGGTTCTGCCAGGCAGGGGGCCCTGCTACTGCTGCGTCTTTCCCCCGGCCGCGCCCGCCGGCAGCAAAGCCCCGGCTTCTGAGAAGCCCATCCCCGTCTTTGCCACCAGCCCCGGAGTGATCGGAACCCTCCAGGCCCACGAGGCCCTCAAGCTCCTGCTAAAGGTGGGAACTCCCCTCGCGGGCAGAATTCTCTTTTACGACGGCCTGACAGGCTCCTTTTACGAGCAGGAGGTGAGGCGGGCGCCCAGCTGCCCCTGCTGCGGTGATCTGAACCCGGCCTGA
- a CDS encoding histidine phosphatase family protein, with product MRLFLVRHGETSWNRAEIFRGRIDVKLNEHGVEQARRTAAILSALNLAAVYSSPLSRALETARYIAEPHRLPVIVEDGLTDLDYGKWQGLTHEEVKEQYVDLYRLWNTAPHKVRFEEGESLEDVRRRALEALDRIAARHNGQNVVAVSHRVVTKVVLCALLGLDNSHFWHIRQDPCAVNVLEYSDRHGFVICRLNDTCHIKPFYKGMETIDF from the coding sequence ATGAGGTTGTTTCTGGTGAGGCACGGCGAGACCAGCTGGAACCGCGCCGAGATCTTCCGGGGTCGGATTGACGTGAAGCTGAACGAGCACGGAGTGGAGCAGGCGCGGCGGACGGCGGCAATTCTCAGCGCCTTAAATCTTGCTGCCGTTTATTCCAGCCCCCTGAGCCGCGCCCTGGAGACGGCGCGTTACATTGCGGAGCCGCACAGGCTCCCCGTGATCGTTGAAGACGGCCTGACCGATCTTGACTACGGGAAGTGGCAGGGGCTTACCCACGAAGAGGTTAAGGAACAGTACGTGGATCTTTACCGCCTGTGGAACACGGCGCCCCACAAGGTGCGCTTTGAAGAAGGGGAGAGCCTGGAGGATGTCCGGAGGCGCGCCCTCGAGGCCCTGGACCGGATCGCAGCCCGCCACAACGGGCAGAATGTCGTGGCCGTCAGCCACCGGGTTGTGACGAAGGTTGTCCTGTGCGCCCTTCTCGGCCTGGATAACTCCCACTTCTGGCACATCAGGCAGGACCCCTGCGCCGTCAACGTGCTCGAGTATTCCGACCGGCACGGCTTCGTGATCTGCCGCCTCAACGACACCTGCCACATCAAACCCTTTTATAAGGGAATGGAGACGATTGATTTTTAG
- a CDS encoding CtsR family transcriptional regulator, with translation MSLVTAIEAYIKELLRRSPRGWVEIRRKEIAEKFACVPSQVTYVLNTRFDIRHGYLVESRRGGGGCIRICRLDAASASGSPGEAKVETLRRDFRDALQFLAEKGMLTDRELALLNTVFRALETSVSGDDWNYLKLQILREIIAAGGFR, from the coding sequence ATGAGTCTTGTCACGGCAATAGAGGCTTACATCAAGGAGCTGCTGAGACGGAGCCCCAGAGGCTGGGTTGAAATCAGGCGGAAAGAGATTGCCGAAAAGTTTGCCTGCGTTCCCTCCCAGGTTACGTACGTCCTTAACACCCGTTTCGACATCAGGCACGGCTATCTCGTGGAAAGCCGCCGGGGTGGAGGCGGCTGCATCAGAATCTGCAGGCTGGATGCCGCGTCGGCATCCGGGAGCCCGGGTGAAGCAAAAGTCGAGACCCTGAGGAGGGATTTCCGGGATGCGCTGCAGTTCCTGGCCGAGAAGGGGATGTTAACGGACCGGGAGCTTGCCCTTTTGAACACCGTTTTCCGGGCCCTCGAAACGAGCGTTTCGGGTGATGACTGGAATTACCTCAAGCTCCAGATCCTCAGGGAGATTATCGCTGCAGGAGGCTTCAGGTAG
- a CDS encoding protein arginine kinase has protein sequence MTIQDHLNTAYARWMEGAGPYAHIVISSRIRLARNLAAYPFPHLQSPEQGREVFSRVRRALSASEVRQQLGSFAFAALEALSPLDRQILVEKHLISPHHAQDEGEGRGLVLRDDEAVSIMVNEEDHLRIQVLFPALQLEAAWELASQVDDALESRLDFAYDEQYGYLTCCPTNVGTGLRASVMMHLPGLVMTNQANRVFTTLAKLGFVVRGLYGEGTEAKGNLFQISNQITLGPREEEINGNLTAVSKQVIEQEELARESLQKEKSAQLKDRILRSYGILTNAYIISSEEAMDLLSNLRLGLDLGLLRNLDNRTLNELLVRTRPAFLQKMAGREMDAFNRDLMRAAIIREALART, from the coding sequence ATGACGATTCAGGACCATCTCAATACCGCCTACGCCAGGTGGATGGAAGGGGCGGGGCCTTACGCCCACATTGTGATCAGCAGCCGCATCCGGCTGGCCAGGAACCTCGCCGCCTATCCTTTCCCGCACCTGCAGTCTCCGGAGCAGGGGCGGGAGGTCTTCAGCCGGGTTCGGAGGGCGCTGTCTGCCTCCGAGGTCCGGCAGCAGCTGGGGTCCTTTGCCTTTGCCGCGCTGGAGGCGCTGTCTCCCCTGGACAGGCAGATCCTGGTGGAGAAGCACCTGATCAGCCCCCACCACGCTCAGGATGAGGGAGAGGGGCGGGGGCTCGTTTTGCGGGATGACGAGGCAGTGAGCATCATGGTGAACGAGGAGGATCATCTCCGGATCCAGGTTCTCTTCCCGGCCCTCCAGCTGGAGGCTGCCTGGGAGCTGGCCAGCCAGGTGGACGACGCCCTGGAGAGCAGGCTTGACTTTGCTTACGACGAGCAGTACGGGTATCTCACCTGCTGCCCCACCAACGTCGGGACGGGCCTGCGGGCTTCGGTGATGATGCACCTTCCCGGCCTCGTGATGACGAACCAGGCGAACCGGGTCTTCACGACCCTTGCAAAGCTGGGTTTCGTGGTGCGGGGGCTCTACGGGGAGGGAACCGAGGCAAAGGGGAACCTCTTCCAGATTTCCAACCAGATCACCCTCGGCCCGCGGGAGGAGGAAATAAACGGGAATCTGACGGCGGTCAGCAAGCAGGTCATCGAGCAGGAGGAGCTGGCGCGGGAGAGCCTGCAGAAGGAGAAGAGCGCCCAGCTCAAGGACAGAATCCTCCGCTCCTACGGGATCCTTACCAATGCCTACATCATCAGCTCGGAGGAGGCGATGGACCTCCTCTCGAACCTGCGCCTTGGCCTCGACCTGGGGCTTCTGCGGAACCTCGACAACAGAACCCTGAATGAACTCCTGGTGCGGACGCGGCCCGCCTTTCTTCAGAAGATGGCGGGAAGAGAGATGGATGCCTTTAACCGCGATCTCATGCGGGCGGCGATCATCCGGGAGGCCCTGGCGAGAACATAA